The following proteins are encoded in a genomic region of Leptolyngbya boryana PCC 6306:
- a CDS encoding outer membrane protein assembly factor BamD: MLRQITKIFYGHQRLQLNSCRFFWNNPILKKVLSICLLIVLAIGCASCDSEDISDLQSQIYYLRSQKTDLEQKIAAKEEALRKQSEQLYSMAKQYNSINAYELFLQNGYSLPDFKTKAVSYIYDLTRKADLIEGYQYFLKRYPNAPQAKEANHRLYEVVYKIAEKKNTLPAYTTFLSTFTAAPNDLRETALNNAVSLKCQELSQEYQKSISQKQNDETLRDFTVEVFREFTVDKIGRRIYEEAISNKDKGDNVSFSEDYNTILKCSLFNSSNTKFSLLRDAELSKEIENIENQLKQIRQDLAKSNELVLSQLSSIQSAQNFQNNYVQEISMIVKEQSHILKQMQEPLAWDANESAWQNFCRIGMNAASVLPVSELFFGGQSKA; encoded by the coding sequence ATGCTTAGACAAATAACTAAAATTTTCTACGGACATCAACGATTACAGCTAAATAGCTGTAGATTCTTCTGGAATAACCCGATTTTGAAGAAAGTGTTGTCCATTTGCCTATTGATTGTTCTGGCGATTGGGTGCGCGTCTTGTGACAGCGAGGATATAAGTGATCTTCAATCTCAGATTTACTACCTTAGAAGCCAAAAAACTGACCTGGAACAAAAAATTGCTGCAAAAGAAGAAGCTTTAAGAAAACAATCTGAACAGTTGTATAGCATGGCGAAGCAGTACAACAGTATAAATGCTTATGAATTGTTTTTACAGAATGGATATAGTCTTCCCGATTTTAAAACTAAAGCAGTCAGCTATATCTATGATCTAACTAGGAAAGCTGATTTAATAGAAGGCTACCAGTACTTTCTAAAGCGATATCCCAATGCTCCTCAAGCAAAAGAGGCAAATCATCGGCTCTATGAAGTCGTTTACAAGATTGCAGAGAAGAAAAATACACTCCCCGCGTACACAACGTTTTTATCAACCTTCACGGCTGCCCCAAATGATTTAAGAGAAACAGCGCTTAATAATGCTGTTTCGTTGAAGTGTCAGGAATTGAGTCAAGAGTATCAAAAATCTATCAGCCAAAAGCAGAATGATGAAACTCTTCGAGATTTCACCGTAGAAGTTTTCCGAGAGTTCACAGTAGACAAGATAGGTCGGCGTATCTATGAAGAAGCAATCTCTAATAAAGACAAGGGAGATAATGTTTCATTTTCAGAAGATTATAATACGATCCTAAAATGCAGTCTGTTTAATAGCTCAAACACAAAATTTAGCTTATTGAGAGATGCTGAATTGTCTAAAGAGATAGAAAATATAGAAAATCAACTAAAGCAAATAAGACAAGATCTGGCGAAATCGAATGAACTAGTATTGAGTCAACTTTCTAGCATTCAGTCTGCTCAAAATTTTCAAAATAATTATGTTCAGGAAATCAGCATGATTGTTAAGGAGCAGAGCCACATTCTGAAACAAATGCAGGAGCCACTTGCATGGGATGCGAATGAAAGTGCATGGCAGAATTTTTGCAGGATAGGCATGAATGCTGCTAGCGTTTTGCCAGTTTCAGAGCTTTTTTTTGGAGGTCAGAGTAAGGCTTAA
- a CDS encoding RipA family octameric membrane protein: MDKLDDLESKLFNKNYSDMSERESELLLEQYKLYVGMMDKISERRHQANAFFLSVNTTLVTALAGFITLFYKDKTQNVSIAMAGVAGVIFCLTWWRLIRSYSQLNTGKFKIIHLLEEKMPARLFAAEWEALKRGDGSKYTPFTHVETYIPLIFAGFYIALVLYVLLR, encoded by the coding sequence ATGGATAAACTAGATGACTTAGAAAGTAAGCTCTTCAACAAAAACTACTCTGATATGTCTGAGCGTGAGTCAGAGTTGCTTTTGGAGCAATACAAGCTCTATGTGGGAATGATGGATAAGATTAGCGAGCGCCGCCACCAAGCCAATGCTTTCTTCTTGTCTGTCAACACTACTTTAGTGACGGCTCTAGCTGGCTTTATAACTCTATTCTACAAAGACAAGACTCAGAACGTTTCTATAGCTATGGCAGGGGTAGCAGGTGTAATCTTCTGCCTTACTTGGTGGAGACTAATTCGCTCATACAGCCAACTAAACACTGGGAAATTCAAGATAATTCATCTGCTTGAAGAGAAAATGCCTGCTAGATTATTTGCTGCTGAATGGGAAGCACTTAAACGTGGAGATGGCTCTAAATATACTCCATTCACCCACGTTGAAACATACATTCCACTCATTTTTGCCGGATTTTACATAGCTTTAGTCCTATATGTTCTACTTCGCTGA
- a CDS encoding DUF6036 family nucleotidyltransferase: MRPNIDPQKIERLMQVLGREAQGSGCIYFTGGASALLIGWRSSTVDIDIRLDPEPPGIFQEIAKIKQELNINIELASPQDFLPPLPGWRDRSLFIGKHGQISFYHYDFTAQALSKLSRGFDRDLNDVQAMYEQKLFSLEELRASFEAIAPELIRFPALNPDVLRSRVDNFIERSEGNSTEGQ, encoded by the coding sequence ATGCGTCCGAACATTGACCCTCAGAAGATAGAACGACTGATGCAAGTCTTGGGTAGAGAGGCTCAGGGTTCAGGCTGCATTTATTTTACAGGTGGTGCGAGTGCATTACTGATCGGTTGGCGCAGTTCCACGGTTGATATCGATATTCGTCTCGATCCTGAACCCCCAGGCATCTTTCAAGAGATCGCCAAAATCAAGCAAGAACTGAACATTAATATCGAACTGGCTTCTCCGCAAGACTTCTTACCCCCGCTTCCAGGTTGGCGCGATCGCAGTCTCTTCATTGGCAAACATGGTCAAATCTCGTTTTATCACTACGATTTCACCGCCCAAGCACTTTCCAAACTCTCCAGAGGATTCGATCGTGACCTGAACGATGTTCAAGCCATGTATGAACAGAAATTATTTTCCCTAGAAGAACTACGTGCTAGCTTTGAAGCAATTGCACCCGAATTAATCCGATTCCCCGCTCTGAATCCTGATGTGCTTAGAAGCAGAGTTGATAACTTTATCGAACGGTCTGAAGGAAATTCAACGGAGGGACAATGA
- a CDS encoding PAS domain S-box protein: MMISIVEASDGAFVYVQAEFTHLFGFSLEGINKLGGFEALFCNQTVAEEIRSILMNGYPWTGIADLQAADGTSIEASLQITPIAEEVSEQVVGFVLFHTPLMAAKTFSVHQTLSIEHEITQILQASQMSLWRLNVQGQASWALNLDSVLGETELPLYSEFLNAVHPEDRAQFEEVLTRSQIMTAYEFAFRYFRRDGQLVWIKSRGEVAFDEDGQPLYLSGTLTDITWRKHAQHLRQLNHRRTNTLLKSLPEHVICVGRDGIYRRIISSNPDFAIVFPKEQVGASIYDVLRLETADRRMVYLQRSFVLHKPQTYEYQTVSADGQRYYLEESVVAIDAKPNGAATAGDEALILVRDITRHKQLEVALLASQIELQEKWVVDRLLKNIGAESRYATFLKRRGGDYVSCNQAFARLVGRSIQEICGKSDFELFPPKIAETLMQHDLAVLNSGKMLDFDEIFERDGLPRWCLVDRAPLYNEVGQLFGICGTAVEMRSF, translated from the coding sequence ATGATGATCAGTATTGTTGAGGCAAGCGATGGTGCGTTTGTCTATGTTCAGGCTGAGTTTACACATTTGTTTGGATTCTCACTAGAGGGAATCAATAAGCTAGGTGGATTTGAAGCACTGTTTTGTAACCAGACAGTTGCTGAAGAAATTCGATCGATTCTAATGAATGGCTATCCGTGGACGGGCATTGCAGATCTACAGGCAGCAGATGGCACCTCGATCGAGGCTTCATTGCAGATTACGCCGATCGCGGAAGAAGTGAGTGAACAAGTCGTTGGCTTTGTCCTGTTTCACACGCCTTTAATGGCAGCAAAGACCTTTAGTGTTCATCAAACCTTGTCGATCGAACATGAAATTACTCAAATACTGCAAGCGTCACAGATGAGCTTGTGGCGGCTGAATGTACAAGGTCAGGCGAGTTGGGCACTCAATCTTGACTCAGTGCTAGGCGAGACAGAGTTACCCTTGTATTCTGAATTTCTCAATGCTGTTCACCCAGAAGATCGCGCCCAATTCGAGGAGGTGCTGACGCGATCGCAGATCATGACTGCTTATGAGTTTGCATTCCGCTACTTTCGCCGCGATGGTCAACTTGTGTGGATTAAAAGTCGAGGCGAAGTTGCGTTTGATGAGGATGGGCAACCGCTTTACCTATCGGGAACTCTCACCGATATCACCTGGCGCAAACATGCTCAACACCTTCGACAACTCAATCATCGACGAACTAACACACTGTTGAAGTCGTTGCCTGAGCATGTCATTTGTGTGGGCAGAGATGGCATTTACCGCAGGATTATTTCGAGCAATCCTGATTTCGCGATCGTATTTCCCAAAGAGCAAGTTGGGGCAAGCATCTATGATGTTTTGCGGTTAGAAACTGCCGATCGACGCATGGTTTACCTTCAGCGATCGTTTGTCTTACACAAACCTCAAACCTATGAATATCAGACCGTGAGTGCGGATGGACAACGCTACTACCTCGAAGAAAGTGTGGTCGCCATTGACGCAAAGCCGAATGGAGCAGCGACAGCAGGAGATGAGGCGCTAATTCTGGTTCGGGACATTACTCGGCACAAGCAATTAGAGGTGGCGCTTTTAGCAAGTCAAATTGAGCTTCAAGAAAAATGGGTTGTCGATCGCTTACTCAAGAACATTGGTGCAGAGTCTCGATACGCAACCTTTCTCAAGCGAAGAGGCGGAGACTACGTGAGCTGCAATCAAGCATTTGCTCGGTTGGTGGGACGATCAATTCAAGAAATCTGCGGCAAATCCGACTTCGAGCTTTTTCCACCTAAAATTGCTGAAACACTAATGCAGCATGATTTAGCGGTTTTGAATTCGGGGAAGATGCTTGATTTTGATGAAATCTTTGAACGGGACGGTCTGCCTCGCTGGTGCTTAGTCGATCGCGCTCCTCTATATAACGAAGTAGGTCAACTGTTCGGAATTTGTGGAACGGCGGTTGAGATGAGATCGTTCTGA